In Planococcus sp. MB-3u-03, the DNA window GGCTGGATATAGAAGCCTTCTGAAAGATCACCTTCCAGTCGGTTGCGTTCTCCGCCTGCCAGTACTTCTGCGCCTTCCTGCTTGCCGATTTCGAGATAGGATTGGATTTTCTCCAATTGCTCAGTGGATGCCTGTGCTCCCATCATCGTAGCCGGATCCAGCGGGTTGCCGGTCTTGATTTCTTCTACGCGCTTGATGGCGCGCTTCATGAATTCCTCATAAATGTCTTCCTGGATCAAGGCACGGGATGGGCATGTACATACCTCGCCTTGGTTCAAGGCGAACATGACGAATCCTTCCACCGCTTTATCAAGGAATGCATCGTCCTGGTCCATGACATCCTTGAAGAAGATGTTCGGTGATTTCCCGCCCAGTTCGAGCGTCACCGGAATGAGGTTTTGCGACGCATACTGCATGATCATACGACCAGTCGTCGTTTCCCCGGTGAAGGCGATTTTGCTGATGCGCGGGCTCGATGCAAGCGGCTTGCCTGTTTCAATCCCGAATCCGTTGACGATATTAAGGACGCCCGGCGGAAGCAAATCGCCGACCAATTCAGCCCATACAAGTATGCTGACCGGTGTTTGTTCAGCTGGCTTCAAGACGACGCAGTTTCCTGCTGCAAGCGCAGGGGCCAATTTCCATACAGCCATGAGAAGCGGGAAGTTCCAGGGAATGATCTGGCCGACCACGCCAAGAGGCTCATGGAAGTGATAAGCGACCGTGTCGTTGTCGATTTGGCTGATGCCGCCTTCCTGGGCGCGAATCGCGCCGGCAAAATAACGGAAGTGATCGATAGCGAGCGGCATATCAGCGTTCAAGGTTTCACGGACCGCTTTCCCGTTATCCCAAGTTTCAGCGACCGCCAGCATCTCCAGGTTCTCTTCCATGCGGTCAGCGATCTTCAAAAGGATATTGCCGCGTTCTGTTGTGGACGTTTTCCCCCATGCTTCTCTCGCAGCGTGCGCAGCATCCAGCGCCGACTCGACGTCTTCTGCGCTTGAACGCGCTACTTTCGTGAACACTTTGCCGTT includes these proteins:
- the adh gene encoding aldehyde dehydrogenase, yielding MVYAVPNTEGAKVNFKEQYDNYINGGWQAPKNGQYFENLSPVNGKVFTKVARSSAEDVESALDAAHAAREAWGKTSTTERGNILLKIADRMEENLEMLAVAETWDNGKAVRETLNADMPLAIDHFRYFAGAIRAQEGGISQIDNDTVAYHFHEPLGVVGQIIPWNFPLLMAVWKLAPALAAGNCVVLKPAEQTPVSILVWAELVGDLLPPGVLNIVNGFGIETGKPLASSPRISKIAFTGETTTGRMIMQYASQNLIPVTLELGGKSPNIFFKDVMDQDDAFLDKAVEGFVMFALNQGEVCTCPSRALIQEDIYEEFMKRAIKRVEEIKTGNPLDPATMMGAQASTEQLEKIQSYLEIGKQEGAEVLAGGERNRLEGDLSEGFYIQPTVFKGDNKMRIFQEEIFGPVLAVATFKTKEEAMEIANDTLYGLGAGIWTRDTNTAYRFGRGIQAGRVWTNCYHQYPAHAAFGGYKMSGFGRENHLMMLSHYQNTKNMLVSYSEDKLGFF